One genomic window of Pseudomonadota bacterium includes the following:
- a CDS encoding xanthine dehydrogenase family protein molybdopterin-binding subunit — MENYSVVGKRLPRIDAISKVTGDCKYTGDLSLPGMLYGKVLRSTMSHAKILNIDTSKAKRLSGVMAIATGKDITNVGHGFVRASPAPAFLRDKHSFAKEKVRFIGDEIAAVAAIDEDIAMEALDLIKVDYEELPAYFTCEDAMAPGAVRIHDHAENNISIVVSFHLGNVEEGFAKSDFVFEDKFTTGAILPAYIEPHSAVADFSPSGDVTLWLSTQTPFYDRTNIAETLGMPESKVRVIKPPVGGGFGGKTETQTLFAASAILSRKSGRPVKTISTREEEFCATGHRHAVSANHKIGVKKDGTIMAVDSKFFINGGAYNSHSAISIFIMGTLQNGPYNMGSFRYEGTRVYTNRQVAGGMRGHGGIQPRFVVESMMDMVAEGLGMDPIEIRKKNAVKAGQTTISKFKIRSCGHNEALDVTAKEIGWKDKWKKMPDGKGVGLASMFFASGAAFSFFYDNPPSFSGVRIQADGDGTFILFTGASDIGQGSDTVIAQIAAEELGVGLDKIRIVAADTTLTPVDLGSYSSRVTVFAGNASKMAAHNMKIKLFETASKLLEANKADLEAKDEKIYVKGSPEKGVSISETITAYFKEHKENLISTGDYVPPKDVGGEMRLDLGAVNISPTFSFGTHAAEVEVDKETGQVKIKKIAASHDCGIALNPMAVEGQIEGSVQMGLGQAMFEDYRMEKGWSMTNSFVDYKMATAKDMPDVKSIIVETVDTEGPFGAKEAGEGAIVACVPAVTNAIYYATGIKVRDIPVTPEKILKALEEKKGGK, encoded by the coding sequence ATGGAAAATTACTCAGTAGTAGGAAAACGTCTTCCCAGAATTGATGCGATTTCAAAAGTTACGGGAGACTGCAAATATACAGGTGATCTCAGCCTTCCCGGTATGCTGTACGGAAAAGTGTTGAGAAGCACCATGTCCCATGCCAAAATTTTAAATATAGACACATCCAAAGCAAAAAGACTTTCGGGAGTCATGGCCATTGCTACCGGAAAGGATATAACCAATGTTGGTCATGGATTTGTAAGAGCAAGTCCCGCTCCTGCATTTTTAAGGGACAAACATTCATTTGCCAAGGAAAAAGTGCGTTTTATCGGTGATGAGATAGCAGCCGTTGCTGCTATTGATGAGGATATTGCAATGGAAGCCCTTGATTTGATCAAGGTCGATTATGAAGAACTTCCCGCTTATTTTACATGTGAAGATGCCATGGCACCCGGAGCTGTCAGAATTCACGATCATGCTGAAAACAATATCTCTATTGTAGTATCCTTTCATCTCGGCAATGTTGAAGAAGGATTTGCGAAGTCTGATTTTGTGTTTGAAGATAAGTTTACTACCGGAGCTATCCTTCCCGCATATATTGAGCCGCATTCGGCGGTTGCCGACTTTTCTCCGTCGGGAGATGTTACTCTGTGGCTGAGTACCCAGACCCCGTTTTATGACAGGACGAATATTGCCGAAACTCTCGGAATGCCCGAAAGTAAAGTAAGAGTAATAAAACCTCCGGTAGGCGGCGGATTTGGAGGAAAGACGGAAACGCAGACTCTTTTTGCAGCTTCAGCCATACTTTCAAGAAAGTCGGGAAGACCTGTAAAAACTATCTCTACAAGAGAAGAAGAATTCTGCGCCACGGGACATCGCCATGCAGTTTCTGCAAATCATAAGATAGGAGTTAAAAAAGACGGAACCATAATGGCTGTGGATTCCAAATTCTTTATAAACGGAGGAGCATATAACAGCCACTCAGCAATAAGCATATTTATCATGGGAACCCTTCAGAACGGGCCTTATAATATGGGCAGTTTCAGATATGAAGGAACAAGAGTCTATACCAACAGACAAGTTGCAGGCGGCATGAGAGGGCATGGAGGCATTCAACCGCGATTTGTAGTTGAATCCATGATGGATATGGTAGCCGAAGGTCTGGGCATGGATCCTATCGAAATAAGAAAGAAAAATGCTGTAAAGGCGGGACAGACAACTATAAGCAAATTTAAAATAAGAAGTTGCGGTCATAATGAAGCTTTGGATGTAACTGCAAAAGAAATCGGATGGAAAGATAAGTGGAAAAAAATGCCGGATGGAAAAGGTGTGGGTCTGGCCTCTATGTTCTTTGCTTCAGGCGCGGCTTTCTCCTTTTTCTATGACAACCCGCCTTCTTTTTCGGGTGTAAGGATACAGGCGGATGGCGATGGTACTTTTATCCTGTTCACAGGGGCATCCGACATAGGCCAGGGTTCGGATACCGTGATTGCACAGATTGCAGCAGAAGAACTTGGAGTGGGTCTGGACAAGATCAGAATTGTTGCTGCCGATACTACCCTAACCCCTGTTGATCTCGGAAGTTATTCGAGCAGGGTAACGGTTTTTGCAGGAAACGCCTCCAAAATGGCTGCTCATAATATGAAAATAAAACTCTTTGAAACAGCTTCAAAATTATTGGAAGCAAATAAAGCCGATCTTGAGGCAAAAGATGAAAAAATTTATGTTAAAGGCTCTCCTGAAAAAGGTGTTTCCATCTCTGAAACAATTACGGCTTATTTTAAAGAACACAAAGAAAATCTGATCAGCACAGGCGACTATGTTCCTCCCAAGGATGTTGGCGGAGAAATGAGGCTTGACCTGGGTGCAGTAAATATATCTCCGACATTTAGTTTTGGAACACACGCTGCTGAAGTGGAAGTGGATAAAGAAACCGGCCAGGTTAAAATTAAAAAGATAGCGGCAAGTCATGACTGCGGCATCGCATTAAACCCGATGGCGGTTGAAGGACAAATCGAAGGTTCCGTTCAAATGGGATTAGGCCAGGCAATGTTTGAAGATTACAGGATGGAAAAAGGCTGGTCTATGACAAACTCTTTTGTTGATTACAAAATGGCTACAGCCAAAGATATGCCCGATGTTAAATCAATAATTGTGGAAACCGTTGATACGGAAGGGCCTTTCGGAGCCAAGGAAGCAGGAGAAGGAGCAATTGTCGCCTGTGTTCCTGCTGTTACAAATGCAATTTATTATGCTACGGGAATAAAAGTAAGAGATATTCCCGTAACACCGGAAAAAATTTTGAAGGCTCTTGAAGAAAAGAAAGGAGGAAAATAA
- a CDS encoding xanthine dehydrogenase family protein subunit M: MRLPRFEYMEPKNVKEITKLLKNNKDAIIVAGGTDILPKMKQRIVTPKYVINTININELKAIEFGEKKGLTLGSLTTLDAISKSKPILEKFTALAQAAGRVASTQIRNMGTIGGNISIESMCMYYNQTHEWRKGRPHLCFKLGGDRCFVAKGSKECLALFQADTPPALIALDAKVTIVGSTGKEKVIDIEDFYTGKSKKVNILKQTDFVKDIVIPTPPKGTGSAYLKMAQREAIDYPVAGAAACINVSGGKCKSARIAVTAVGSGPLRLKDAENVLQGNSITDDLIEKAADAAYEKVRPMPHFNVSPWYKRKLIKVLVKRSSKQACANAK, from the coding sequence ATGAGGCTGCCGAGATTTGAATATATGGAACCAAAGAATGTAAAAGAGATAACCAAGCTTCTTAAAAATAACAAGGATGCGATTATAGTTGCCGGTGGAACGGATATTCTGCCGAAAATGAAACAAAGAATCGTAACACCCAAATATGTAATAAATACAATAAATATAAATGAGCTAAAAGCTATTGAGTTTGGTGAGAAAAAAGGGCTTACCTTAGGATCACTTACCACACTTGACGCAATTTCAAAATCCAAACCTATATTAGAGAAATTTACAGCTCTTGCCCAGGCTGCCGGAAGAGTGGCAAGCACACAGATAAGAAACATGGGCACAATAGGAGGCAATATAAGCATTGAGTCCATGTGCATGTACTATAACCAGACTCACGAATGGCGTAAAGGAAGGCCTCATTTATGCTTCAAGCTCGGAGGAGACAGGTGCTTTGTTGCAAAAGGCTCAAAGGAATGCCTTGCCCTTTTCCAGGCGGATACTCCTCCAGCCTTAATTGCTCTTGATGCAAAAGTAACGATAGTAGGCAGTACCGGCAAAGAGAAGGTTATTGATATTGAGGATTTTTATACCGGCAAAAGTAAAAAAGTAAATATTCTTAAGCAGACGGATTTTGTAAAAGATATCGTTATACCCACACCTCCCAAAGGTACGGGGAGCGCATATCTGAAGATGGCACAACGTGAAGCTATAGATTATCCTGTTGCAGGAGCGGCTGCATGCATCAATGTATCGGGTGGTAAATGCAAAAGTGCAAGAATTGCAGTAACTGCTGTAGGATCAGGTCCGTTAAGGCTTAAGGATGCTGAAAATGTTCTTCAAGGTAACAGCATCACAGACGATCTTATAGAAAAAGCCGCCGATGCTGCTTATGAAAAGGTTCGTCCCATGCCTCATTTTAACGTATCCCCTTGGTATAAGCGTAAACTTATAAAGGTGCTTGTAAAAAGATCAAGCAAGCAGGCATGTGC
- a CDS encoding (2Fe-2S)-binding protein, whose translation MKQVIELKVNGGSYEVAVDPHRTLLEVLRDSIGFTGSKEGCDHGACGACTVIIDGKAVLACLTLAIGAHGKEITTVEGMSKEGKLTPLQQNFVDHGALQCGFCTPGMLMSAKALLDENPKPTMDEIKDGISGNLCRCTGYTKILEAIAVTAK comes from the coding sequence ATGAAACAAGTGATAGAACTAAAAGTAAATGGGGGATCTTATGAGGTAGCTGTAGATCCACACAGAACCTTACTTGAAGTATTAAGAGACAGTATTGGGTTTACCGGATCAAAAGAGGGTTGTGATCACGGGGCCTGCGGGGCCTGTACGGTAATCATAGACGGAAAAGCTGTTCTTGCCTGTCTTACCCTTGCCATAGGTGCTCATGGTAAAGAGATTACTACCGTTGAAGGGATGTCAAAGGAAGGAAAACTTACTCCATTGCAGCAGAATTTTGTGGATCACGGAGCGCTTCAATGCGGTTTTTGCACTCCGGGAATGCTTATGTCCGCCAAGGCATTGCTTGATGAAAATCCAAAACCGACTATGGATGAAATTAAAGACGGCATTTCAGGGAATCTGTGCCGCTGTACCGGATACACTAAAATATTAGAGGCTATTGCGGTAACTGCAAAATAA